In one window of Mycobacteriales bacterium DNA:
- a CDS encoding AMP-binding protein yields the protein MTETVAGLLAAVAAAGPARTAVLVPETGRRLTYSELDRRSRQVAAGLAALGVEHGDRIALWLPNLPEALVLQFAAGRLGAVVVGVNTRFRSAELDAILAAAEPACLVMAQGFRDIDFAGILAETDRRPPLVVGVGSDVPEGAQPWSSLFDHGSLDAELGTAYDVCNLFSTSGSTGIPKLATHRQASVVAHARNDATAFAMGPDDVSLCALPLCGVFGFNAVMSALAAGSTVLLPAAFDAAEAAHAIDEHRVTHWHAADGMMRGVLDVAAAEGLSLRSWREGAYAAFAGGGPDLVREIEESVGARVTGVYGASEVFALLARWAREWDPDRRGVCGGIPVSPDLQVRAVHPESGEVLPHGEPGELQFRGYTVTSGYHGNPSATAAAFTPDGWYRSGDLGSTRDDGGFLYLSRLKDSLRLRGFLTDPAEIEVQLQQHPAVRLAQVVGVSGPDGSDVAVAFVELEPGAAATATSAELVDHCRRALANYKVPAAVHVVDEWPTVSGPNGVKIQKMRLRDRAAGLL from the coding sequence ATGACGGAGACGGTCGCCGGGCTGCTGGCGGCCGTCGCCGCGGCTGGGCCCGCCCGCACGGCCGTGCTGGTGCCCGAGACGGGCCGCCGCCTGACCTACAGCGAGCTCGACCGCCGGTCACGGCAGGTCGCGGCGGGTCTCGCGGCACTCGGGGTCGAGCACGGCGACCGGATCGCGCTGTGGCTGCCCAACCTGCCCGAGGCGCTGGTGCTGCAGTTCGCGGCCGGCCGGTTGGGGGCCGTCGTCGTCGGGGTCAACACGCGCTTCCGCTCGGCGGAGCTCGACGCGATCCTGGCCGCAGCCGAGCCGGCCTGCCTGGTGATGGCCCAGGGGTTCCGCGACATCGACTTCGCCGGCATCCTCGCCGAGACGGACCGGCGGCCGCCGCTGGTCGTCGGAGTCGGCTCGGACGTGCCCGAAGGGGCGCAGCCGTGGTCGTCGCTGTTCGACCACGGCTCCCTCGACGCCGAACTCGGCACGGCGTACGACGTCTGCAACCTGTTCTCCACGTCCGGGTCCACCGGCATCCCGAAGCTGGCGACCCACCGGCAGGCCAGTGTCGTAGCGCACGCCCGCAACGACGCCACGGCGTTCGCCATGGGACCGGACGACGTGTCGCTGTGCGCGCTGCCCCTGTGCGGGGTGTTCGGCTTCAACGCGGTGATGTCGGCACTCGCCGCCGGGTCGACCGTGCTGCTCCCGGCGGCGTTCGATGCGGCGGAGGCGGCGCACGCGATCGACGAGCACCGCGTCACCCACTGGCACGCCGCCGACGGCATGATGCGCGGCGTCCTCGACGTGGCCGCGGCGGAGGGTCTGTCGTTGCGCAGCTGGCGGGAGGGGGCCTACGCCGCGTTCGCCGGTGGTGGCCCCGATCTCGTGCGGGAGATCGAGGAGTCGGTCGGAGCCCGGGTCACCGGTGTCTACGGCGCGAGCGAAGTGTTCGCCCTGCTGGCGCGCTGGGCGCGGGAGTGGGATCCCGACCGGCGCGGTGTCTGCGGCGGCATCCCGGTCTCGCCCGACCTGCAGGTCCGGGCGGTGCACCCGGAGAGCGGTGAGGTGCTGCCGCACGGCGAGCCGGGCGAGCTGCAGTTCCGCGGCTACACGGTGACCAGCGGCTACCACGGCAACCCGTCGGCGACCGCGGCGGCGTTCACGCCCGACGGGTGGTACCGCAGTGGTGACCTCGGCAGCACCCGCGACGACGGGGGCTTTCTCTACCTGTCGCGGCTCAAGGATTCCTTGCGCCTGCGCGGGTTCCTGACCGACCCGGCCGAGATCGAGGTGCAGCTGCAGCAGCACCCGGCGGTCCGGTTGGCCCAGGTGGTCGGCGTCAGCGGCCCGGACGGCAGCGACGTCGCCGTCGCCTTCGTCGAGCTCGAGCCCGGCGCCGCGGCCACGGCCACTTCTGCCGAGCTCGTCGACCACTGCCGCCGGGCGCTGGCCAACTACAAGGTGCCCGCCGCCGTGCACGTGGTCGACGAGTGGCCCACGGTGTCGGGGCCCAACGGCGTGAAGATCCAGAAGATGCGCTTACGCGACCGGGCCGCCGGCCTGCTCTAG
- a CDS encoding porin PorA family protein, translating into MRAVWRKLSITGIALGLLLALGGGLMRWVVAPAMAVLPGDTDTTRTYSGTAAVLLNPAAIASGGQVLLTNAPITVVHHTKVLGTSGDNALVSDAKTVRTGGTTVAAVDYRYAVNRTDMGEGAGYSGVVKQTGITFNWPIRTQQKDYTGWVADTGRTTVLHYKGTATRGGVQTYVFTANTQVAPITDPQLLSQLPTSMPKAALVQLAGGLGLPSDQLAGLQQLLPALPDPVKFAYNYQATATYWVAPDSGIVVDATEHQVRTIALVTGTTAVPVTRVLDLTFTSPPATLAAAAQDARDKGDAVTLAYVTLPIALASGGVLFVLLGVVGLFMSRRRPPTPQSAPREFTPVG; encoded by the coding sequence GTGAGAGCCGTGTGGAGGAAGCTCTCGATCACCGGCATCGCTCTCGGTCTGCTGCTGGCGCTGGGAGGCGGCCTCATGAGGTGGGTCGTCGCACCGGCGATGGCCGTGCTGCCGGGCGATACCGACACGACCCGGACCTATTCGGGCACCGCGGCGGTGCTGCTCAACCCGGCGGCGATCGCCTCAGGCGGGCAGGTGCTGTTGACGAACGCGCCGATCACGGTCGTGCACCACACCAAGGTGCTCGGGACCAGCGGCGACAACGCGCTGGTGTCCGACGCGAAGACCGTCCGGACCGGTGGGACGACCGTGGCGGCCGTCGACTACCGCTACGCGGTGAACCGGACGGACATGGGTGAAGGCGCCGGGTACTCCGGCGTGGTGAAGCAGACCGGCATCACGTTCAACTGGCCGATCCGCACGCAGCAGAAGGACTACACCGGCTGGGTCGCGGACACCGGCCGCACCACCGTGCTGCACTACAAGGGCACGGCGACGCGCGGCGGCGTGCAGACCTACGTCTTCACCGCCAACACCCAGGTGGCCCCGATCACCGACCCGCAGCTGCTGAGCCAGCTGCCGACGTCGATGCCGAAAGCCGCGCTGGTGCAGCTCGCCGGCGGCCTGGGACTCCCGAGCGACCAGCTGGCCGGCCTGCAGCAGCTGCTGCCCGCGCTGCCCGACCCGGTGAAGTTCGCCTACAACTACCAGGCGACGGCGACCTACTGGGTGGCCCCGGACAGCGGCATCGTGGTCGACGCCACCGAGCACCAGGTGCGCACCATCGCGCTGGTGACCGGCACGACGGCGGTGCCCGTGACGCGGGTCCTCGACCTCACGTTCACGTCCCCGCCGGCGACCCTCGCCGCTGCGGCGCAGGACGCCCGTGACAAGGGTGACGCCGTGACGCTGGCCTACGTCACGCTGCCGATCGCGCTGGCCTCCGGCGGGGTGCTGTTCGTCCTGCTCGGCGTCGTCGGACTCTTCATGAGCCGCCGGCGTCCGCCGACCCCGCAGTCGGCACCCAGGGAGTTCACTCCCGTCGGGTGA
- a CDS encoding nitronate monooxygenase, whose product MQTSFTRLVGCRHPLQLAGMGAVGSVELASAVTAAGGLGTAGVAGLPADLVATLLDQAARPLAANFLMPFVDPAAVEAAASRVRVVEFFYGDPDGSLVDLVHAGGALASWQVGSLEEARRAADAGCDYLTAQGTEAGGHVRGKQPLPQLLAEVLQAVSVPVVAAGGIATAQQVAGLLADGAAGVRVGTRFLVCPEADVHPAYVEALLAADGDDTVLTEAFGVGWPDAPHRVLRDSAERARAGSSDVVGTLQMGPVQVPVPRLSTLPPTRTAEGDVAAMAMYAGIGVGHVTRVQSVAEVVDDLMREVSG is encoded by the coding sequence ATGCAGACGTCGTTCACCCGCCTGGTCGGGTGCCGCCACCCGTTACAGCTGGCCGGCATGGGTGCCGTCGGCAGCGTCGAGCTCGCCAGCGCCGTCACGGCCGCCGGCGGGCTCGGCACCGCCGGTGTCGCCGGGCTGCCCGCCGACCTGGTCGCGACGCTGCTCGACCAGGCGGCCCGGCCACTTGCCGCGAACTTCCTGATGCCGTTCGTCGACCCGGCCGCCGTCGAGGCAGCCGCGTCGCGGGTGCGGGTCGTCGAGTTCTTCTACGGCGACCCCGACGGGTCACTGGTCGACCTCGTGCACGCCGGCGGAGCACTCGCCTCCTGGCAGGTGGGGTCGCTCGAGGAGGCGCGGCGGGCGGCCGACGCCGGCTGCGACTACCTCACCGCCCAGGGCACCGAGGCCGGCGGACACGTCCGCGGCAAGCAGCCGTTGCCGCAGCTGCTCGCTGAGGTGCTGCAGGCGGTCTCGGTGCCGGTCGTCGCGGCGGGTGGCATCGCCACCGCGCAGCAGGTCGCCGGCCTGCTCGCCGACGGCGCCGCCGGGGTGCGCGTCGGCACGCGGTTCCTCGTCTGCCCGGAGGCCGACGTGCACCCGGCCTACGTCGAGGCGCTGCTGGCAGCCGACGGCGACGACACCGTGCTGACCGAGGCGTTCGGGGTCGGCTGGCCGGACGCCCCGCACCGGGTCCTTCGCGACTCCGCCGAGCGCGCGCGGGCCGGGAGCTCCGACGTGGTAGGCACCCTGCAGATGGGCCCGGTGCAGGTGCCCGTGCCGAGGCTGTCGACGCTGCCGCCGACGCGGACCGCCGAGGGCGACGTGGCCGCGATGGCGATGTACGCCGGGATCGGCGTCGGCCACGTCACCCGCGTGCAGTCGGTCGCCGAGGTCGTCGACGACCTGATGCGCGAGGTCTCCGGCTAG